CTGTTGAGCTGCGCTGCTACCTTGTGGGCAAGTCGAATAGCACCGTGGTCATGTAGCGTTCTGCCCAGTCTTCGCCAAAGGCTTTTTCTAGCACGCGGCGGGTTTTGTCGTTTTGCTGCTGCTGGGCGCAGTAGTGCTGCTGTCCGGCCAGGATTTCAGACTGCTTTTCGGGGGTGGCCGGAGTGGCGATCGCCCGTTTACAGTGAATCTTCAGGTAGGCTTCGACGCGATCGAGAAACTGCTGCTGTTCATCCTCCGACTCTGGGCGGATAAACAGGCAATAGCTGGAAAAAATCGTGCCCCAGGTGGGGAAACTGCGCGTCTGCGAAAACTGGAGCGGCGGCAGAGATTCCAACTCGCCCACGTAGCTGCTGGGCAGGCTGCGATCGCCCCGCACGGGAGACAGATCGGCGATCGCCATGCTCACCTGGCCGCGCCCACCTACCAAATCTGCGCCAAACATGGGCAGATCATAGTCCGAACGGGGAAACATAACACAGTGTAGGATATCTAGCCCCGTGCCCAGCTTCGCCAGTTCTAGATGCAGCTTGCGAAACTGCGGCGTTTGGTAGCAGTGATTTTCG
The Thermoleptolyngbya sichuanensis A183 DNA segment above includes these coding regions:
- a CDS encoding phycocyanobilin:ferredoxin oxidoreductase, whose translation is MSFSVPSPAPQSDSIRHQQHPLIRALADRIEAVWQTHLDLSPYRLPEDLGYVEGRLEGERLVIENHCYQTPQFRKLHLELAKLGTGLDILHCVMFPRSDYDLPMFGADLVGGRGQVSMAIADLSPVRGDRSLPSSYVGELESLPPLQFSQTRSFPTWGTIFSSYCLFIRPESEDEQQQFLDRVEAYLKIHCKRAIATPATPEKQSEILAGQQHYCAQQQQNDKTRRVLEKAFGEDWAERYMTTVLFDLPTR